One window from the genome of Mumia sp. ZJ1417 encodes:
- a CDS encoding sec-independent translocase, with product MFSDIGVAEILVIAIVAIVVFGPDRLPDFARQLGRFVRTVRQMADNAKSDLQREMGDDFTTLRDELKGLDPREMVKGAVDDDESATPSAPSGTTASPAQKRLEPGEPPPFDVDAT from the coding sequence ATGTTCAGCGACATCGGCGTAGCGGAGATCCTCGTGATCGCCATCGTCGCGATCGTGGTGTTCGGGCCCGACCGCTTGCCCGACTTTGCACGGCAGCTCGGACGCTTCGTCCGTACGGTCCGCCAGATGGCCGACAACGCGAAGTCCGACCTCCAGCGCGAGATGGGCGATGACTTCACGACGCTGCGCGACGAGCTCAAGGGCCTCGACCCGCGCGAGATGGTCAAAGGGGCAGTCGACGACGACGAGTCGGCAACCCCGTCGGCCCCGTCAGGAACGACGGCGTCGCCGGCCCAGAAGCGTCTCGAGCCGGGCGAGCCGCCGCCGTTCGACGTCGACGCGACCTGA
- a CDS encoding Mrp/NBP35 family ATP-binding protein: MAVETVVNPDAVNDALSTVNDPEIRRPITEIGMVEGVDIDGGNVIVHLLLTVAGCPLKDTLTRDVTAAVMKVAGVTDVVVDMGVMNDEQRKNLQEVLRGGQTQREIPFAKPGSLTKVYAIASGKGGVGKSSVTVSLAAALAAQGLKVGIVDADIYGHSIPDMLGVGDARPTQVEDMIMPVPVRGMLVMSIGMLKPRKDQVVAWRGPMLDRALVQMLSDVYWGDLDALLLDLPPGTGDMAISLGQHLPNAEVVVVTTPQDAAASVAERAGTMASMMHQRVVGVVENMSWLELPNGERMEVFGSGGGQKVATTLSQRLGYDVPLLGQIPLDEQMRVGGDAGVPIVDSAPQSPAGKALTQIASTLSGRTRGLAGMQLGLAPTGR, from the coding sequence ATGGCCGTAGAGACCGTCGTGAACCCGGACGCCGTCAACGACGCGCTGTCCACCGTCAACGACCCCGAGATCCGCCGTCCGATCACCGAGATCGGCATGGTCGAAGGCGTCGACATCGACGGCGGCAACGTCATCGTGCACCTGCTGCTCACGGTCGCCGGCTGTCCGCTCAAGGACACCCTCACGCGTGACGTCACCGCCGCGGTCATGAAGGTCGCCGGCGTCACCGACGTCGTCGTCGACATGGGCGTGATGAACGACGAGCAGCGCAAGAACCTGCAAGAGGTGCTGCGCGGCGGCCAGACGCAGCGCGAGATCCCCTTCGCCAAACCGGGCTCGCTCACCAAGGTGTACGCGATCGCCTCCGGCAAGGGCGGCGTCGGCAAGTCTTCGGTCACCGTCAGCCTCGCCGCGGCGCTGGCTGCGCAGGGCCTCAAGGTCGGCATCGTGGACGCCGACATCTATGGCCACTCGATCCCCGACATGCTCGGCGTCGGCGACGCCCGTCCGACCCAGGTCGAGGACATGATCATGCCCGTCCCGGTCCGCGGGATGCTGGTGATGAGCATCGGCATGCTCAAGCCCCGCAAGGACCAGGTCGTCGCGTGGCGTGGCCCGATGCTCGACCGCGCACTTGTCCAGATGCTCTCCGACGTCTACTGGGGCGACCTCGACGCGCTGCTGCTGGACCTGCCTCCGGGCACCGGTGACATGGCGATCAGCCTCGGCCAGCACCTGCCGAACGCCGAGGTCGTCGTCGTCACCACCCCGCAGGACGCCGCCGCCTCGGTGGCCGAGCGCGCGGGCACGATGGCCTCGATGATGCACCAGCGCGTCGTCGGCGTCGTCGAGAACATGTCGTGGCTCGAGCTCCCCAACGGCGAGCGCATGGAGGTCTTCGGCTCCGGTGGCGGCCAGAAGGTCGCCACGACGCTGAGCCAGCGCCTGGGGTACGACGTGCCGCTTCTCGGCCAGATCCCCCTCGACGAGCAGATGCGGGTCGGCGGAGACGCCGGCGTGCCGATCGTCGACTCGGCCCCGCAGAGCCCCGCAGGCAAGGCGCTCACGCAGATCGCGTCGACATTGTCGGGCCGTACACGCGGTCTTGCCGGCATGCAGCTCGGGCTCGCGCCGACCGGTCGCTGA
- a CDS encoding DUF1003 domain-containing protein: protein MSDRDDRRVRLDQPREAGRGWRREGRRRMDAESFGKFAEGFARFMGTATFIAWMTVFVAAWFLWNTLAPDDLRFDPFPFIFLTLMLSLQASYAAPLILLAQNRQEARDRVTQEQDREQTARAHADMQFLAREVASLRLALGEVATRDFMRSELRGLVSDIEERLAGPEDEQADGQVDPTPR, encoded by the coding sequence ATGAGCGACCGCGACGACCGCCGCGTCCGTCTCGACCAGCCCCGCGAGGCCGGCCGGGGCTGGCGGCGCGAGGGCCGTCGCCGGATGGACGCGGAGTCGTTCGGCAAGTTCGCCGAGGGCTTCGCGCGGTTCATGGGGACGGCGACGTTCATCGCCTGGATGACCGTCTTCGTCGCCGCCTGGTTCCTCTGGAACACGCTGGCTCCCGACGATCTGCGCTTCGACCCGTTCCCGTTCATCTTCCTCACGCTGATGCTGTCGCTCCAGGCCTCGTACGCGGCCCCGCTCATCCTGCTCGCCCAGAACCGGCAGGAGGCCCGTGACCGGGTCACCCAGGAGCAGGACCGCGAGCAGACCGCTCGTGCGCACGCCGATATGCAGTTCCTCGCCCGCGAGGTCGCGAGCCTGCGGCTGGCGCTGGGCGAGGTGGCGACGCGCGACTTCATGCGCTCGGAGCTGCGCGGGCTGGTCAGCGACATCGAGGAGCGCCTCGCGGGGCCCGAGGACGAGCAGGCCGACGGCCAGGTCGACCCGACGCCGAGGTGA
- a CDS encoding magnesium transporter MgtE N-terminal domain-containing protein has product MTSTSRIFLARLAGHAVFDPAGDQVGKLRDVVVTQRSAGRLPRVLGLVIEVLGRRRVFLPMTRVTSLEGGQIITTGVLNLRRFEQRQTETLVFGELFDRTVRVPSQELEGIVYDVAMEQDRTHDWYLTDVAVRERSKRFSRRGHGVVVAWNDVADLAGEQPSQGATHLLATMDTMRPADLANALRELPIQRRTQIAAELDDERLADVLEEMPEVAQVEILGRLDPERAADVLEEMSPDDAADVIAELPLATAEELLALMEPEEADDVRRLMVYEEGTAGGLMTSDAVILPPDATLAECLARIREPELSPSLAALVYVARPPVETPTGRFLGIVHFQHLLREPPSSLVGSIAVNDIDWPRPDTSLHEVARILATYNLVACPVVDESQHLVGAITVDDVLDELLPEGWRDHESEVAR; this is encoded by the coding sequence GTGACCTCGACGAGCCGCATCTTCCTCGCCAGGCTGGCCGGGCACGCCGTCTTCGACCCCGCGGGGGACCAGGTGGGCAAGCTGCGCGACGTCGTCGTCACGCAGCGCAGCGCCGGCCGGCTCCCCCGAGTGCTGGGGCTGGTGATCGAGGTGCTCGGCCGTCGACGCGTGTTCCTGCCGATGACCCGCGTGACGTCCCTCGAGGGTGGCCAGATCATCACGACGGGCGTGCTGAACCTCCGGCGGTTCGAGCAACGCCAGACCGAGACGCTCGTGTTCGGCGAGCTGTTCGACCGTACGGTCCGCGTGCCGTCGCAGGAGCTCGAGGGCATCGTGTACGACGTCGCGATGGAGCAGGACCGCACCCACGACTGGTATCTCACCGACGTCGCGGTCCGCGAGCGCTCCAAGAGGTTCAGCCGCCGGGGCCACGGGGTCGTCGTGGCCTGGAACGACGTGGCCGACCTCGCGGGCGAGCAGCCGTCCCAGGGGGCCACTCACCTGCTCGCGACGATGGACACGATGCGCCCCGCTGACCTCGCCAACGCGCTGCGCGAGCTCCCGATCCAGCGCCGCACGCAGATCGCCGCCGAGCTCGACGACGAGAGGCTCGCCGACGTCCTCGAGGAGATGCCCGAGGTCGCCCAGGTCGAGATCCTCGGACGCCTCGATCCCGAGCGCGCCGCGGACGTCCTCGAGGAGATGTCGCCCGACGACGCCGCCGACGTCATCGCCGAGCTCCCGCTCGCGACGGCCGAGGAGCTCCTCGCGCTCATGGAGCCCGAGGAGGCCGACGACGTACGCCGCCTCATGGTCTACGAGGAGGGCACGGCCGGTGGTCTGATGACCTCCGACGCCGTGATCCTGCCGCCGGACGCGACGCTGGCCGAGTGCCTGGCCCGCATCCGCGAGCCCGAGCTGTCGCCGTCGCTGGCCGCGCTCGTGTACGTCGCCCGTCCTCCGGTCGAGACGCCGACCGGGCGGTTCCTCGGGATCGTGCACTTCCAGCACCTGCTCCGCGAGCCCCCGTCGTCGCTGGTCGGTTCGATCGCCGTCAACGACATCGACTGGCCGCGTCCCGACACCTCCTTGCACGAGGTCGCCCGCATCCTCGCCACGTACAACCTCGTCGCCTGCCCGGTCGTCGACGAGTCCCAGCACCTGGTCGGCGCGATCACCGTCGACGACGTCCTCGACGAGCTGCTGCCCGAAGGCTGGCGCGACCACGAGTCCGAGGTGGCGCGATGA
- a CDS encoding FdhF/YdeP family oxidoreductase, with translation MSEPPAPEPDLEVSHPKHAAAGVTGVAVALDRAVRAMGPVRATKTLRRLNQVGGFDCPSCAWPDPEHRSVAEFCENGAKAVAEEATRARATPDFFARHSIADLDAHDELWLGQQGRLTHPMVKRPGATHYEPIGWHDAFALVADHLNALDSPDQAAFYTSGRASNEAAYSYQLFIRAFGTNNLPDCSNMCHESTSVALLETIGIGKGSVQLRDLYDAKLIVVAGQNPGTNHPRMLSALETAKRRGAKILSINPLRETGLVAFKNPQKPRGVVGSGTPLADLHLPVRVNGDLALLQAIGALLVEWDAIDHVFVAQHTTGYAAWAAHVSAVDWDVVEVATGLSRAQITEAAQMLRESDATIWCWAMGLTQHRNAVATIKEVVNIALVRGDLGRRGAGLCPVRGHSNVQGDRSMGIWERPPQHFLDALAAEYDFAPPREPGYDTVDTIRAMRDGLVSVFVALGGNFVHAAPDTDVTADALRRTDLTVHVATKLNRSHLVCGRTALILPTLGRTEIDRRPSGEQHVTVEDSMSVVHSSRGNLEPASEMLLSETAIVSHLAEETLSRRASAPVIPWAQMRDDYTVVRQHIARVVPGCAGYDVNTERQGGFVMPHPPRDSLTFATRERAAVLTVSPIEVLHVPDGHLLLQTLRSHDQFNTTIYGLSDRYRGIEGGRRVVFVHREDLAAQALDDGAVVDVVSVWSDGSTRRVTDFRTVAYDVPRGTAAAYYPETNPLVPLDSVALGSNTPTSKSVVVRLEPLGSARTR, from the coding sequence GTGAGCGAGCCACCGGCACCCGAGCCAGACCTGGAGGTCAGCCACCCCAAGCACGCCGCCGCCGGGGTCACGGGTGTCGCCGTCGCGCTCGACCGTGCCGTCCGCGCCATGGGGCCGGTCCGCGCGACGAAGACGCTGCGCCGTCTCAACCAGGTCGGCGGCTTCGACTGCCCGAGCTGTGCGTGGCCCGACCCGGAGCACCGCTCGGTCGCGGAGTTCTGCGAGAACGGCGCAAAGGCGGTCGCCGAGGAGGCCACCCGGGCCCGCGCGACGCCGGACTTCTTCGCGCGCCACTCGATCGCCGACCTCGACGCCCACGACGAGCTGTGGCTGGGTCAGCAGGGCCGCCTCACGCACCCGATGGTGAAGCGCCCGGGCGCGACGCACTACGAGCCGATCGGCTGGCACGACGCGTTCGCGCTGGTCGCCGACCATCTGAACGCGCTCGACTCCCCCGACCAGGCGGCGTTCTACACCTCGGGGCGCGCCTCCAACGAGGCCGCGTACTCCTACCAGCTCTTCATCCGCGCCTTCGGCACCAACAACCTCCCCGACTGCTCCAACATGTGCCACGAGTCGACGAGCGTGGCGCTGCTCGAGACGATCGGCATCGGCAAGGGCAGCGTGCAGCTGCGCGACCTGTACGACGCGAAGCTGATCGTGGTCGCCGGCCAGAACCCCGGCACCAACCATCCCCGCATGCTGTCGGCCCTGGAGACCGCCAAGCGGCGTGGCGCCAAGATCCTCAGCATCAACCCGTTGCGCGAGACCGGGCTGGTCGCCTTCAAGAACCCCCAGAAGCCCCGTGGTGTCGTCGGCTCCGGGACGCCGCTGGCCGACCTGCACCTGCCCGTACGAGTCAACGGCGACCTCGCGCTGCTCCAGGCGATCGGCGCGCTGCTCGTGGAGTGGGACGCGATCGACCATGTGTTCGTCGCGCAGCACACGACCGGGTACGCCGCGTGGGCCGCGCACGTCAGCGCGGTCGACTGGGACGTCGTCGAGGTGGCGACCGGCCTGTCGCGCGCGCAGATCACCGAGGCCGCCCAGATGCTGCGCGAGTCGGACGCGACGATCTGGTGCTGGGCGATGGGTCTGACCCAGCACCGCAACGCGGTCGCCACGATCAAGGAGGTCGTCAACATCGCGCTCGTCCGCGGCGACCTCGGGCGGCGCGGCGCCGGGCTCTGCCCCGTACGCGGCCACTCGAACGTCCAGGGCGACCGTTCCATGGGCATCTGGGAGCGCCCGCCGCAGCACTTCCTCGACGCGCTCGCGGCCGAGTACGACTTCGCGCCGCCCCGCGAGCCCGGCTACGACACCGTCGACACCATCCGCGCGATGCGCGACGGCCTGGTCTCGGTCTTCGTCGCGCTCGGCGGCAACTTCGTCCACGCCGCTCCGGACACCGACGTGACCGCGGACGCGCTGCGCCGTACCGACCTGACCGTCCACGTCGCCACCAAGCTCAACCGCTCGCACCTCGTGTGCGGGCGGACCGCGCTGATCCTGCCGACGCTCGGCCGTACCGAGATCGACCGCCGGCCGTCCGGTGAACAGCACGTGACCGTCGAGGACTCGATGTCGGTCGTGCACTCCTCCCGCGGCAACCTGGAGCCGGCAAGCGAGATGCTCCTGTCCGAGACGGCGATCGTCTCGCACCTGGCCGAGGAGACGCTGTCGCGCCGCGCGTCGGCGCCGGTGATCCCGTGGGCGCAGATGCGCGACGACTACACCGTGGTGCGCCAGCACATCGCGCGCGTCGTGCCGGGGTGTGCGGGGTACGACGTCAACACCGAGCGTCAGGGCGGCTTCGTCATGCCGCACCCGCCGCGCGACTCGCTGACGTTCGCGACCCGTGAGCGCGCTGCGGTGCTCACCGTGTCGCCGATCGAGGTGCTGCACGTGCCCGACGGTCACCTGCTCCTGCAGACGCTGCGCAGCCACGACCAGTTCAACACGACGATCTATGGGCTGTCCGACCGCTACCGCGGCATCGAGGGTGGTCGCCGAGTGGTGTTCGTGCACCGCGAGGACCTCGCCGCGCAGGCCCTGGACGACGGCGCGGTCGTCGACGTCGTCTCGGTCTGGTCGGACGGGTCGACCCGCCGCGTCACGGACTTCAGGACGGTCGCGTACGACGTGCCGCGTGGCACCGCCGCGGCGTACTACCCGGAGACGAACCCGCTCGTCCCGCTCGACTCCGTCGCCCTCGGCTCCAACACCCCGACATCGAAGTCCGTCGTGGTCCGTCTCGAACCCCTGGGTTCCGCCCGCACTCGTTGA
- a CDS encoding DMT family transporter, translated as MNVLLATVAVLGVSLSGPLMAGTQAPALAIAFWRNALAEVVLLPVAATRNRRELRSLTRADVRTCVLAGVALAVHFATWVSALKLTSVAAATALVSMQVGWVALIGRLRGTRIPLTVVLGLLISFGGVLVITGVDLALSRDALVGDLLAVVGGLSAAIYTVTGARARETLTTTSYTLLCYGVCAVLLLVACLVGGVPLTGFGAGAWAGIIAVTVTAQLLGHSVINHLLAVMSPMLVSLLLLLEVPGAALLAAALLGQAPGMGVYVGLGLILAGLAVVVTRRPPRRTDVPDSD; from the coding sequence GTGAACGTCCTCCTGGCCACGGTCGCCGTGCTCGGCGTCTCCCTGTCCGGCCCCCTGATGGCCGGGACACAGGCGCCGGCGCTCGCGATCGCGTTCTGGCGCAACGCGCTGGCCGAGGTCGTCCTGCTCCCGGTGGCCGCCACCCGGAACCGGCGCGAGCTGCGGTCGCTGACCCGCGCCGACGTCCGAACCTGCGTCCTCGCGGGCGTGGCGCTGGCCGTGCACTTCGCGACGTGGGTCAGCGCGCTCAAGCTGACGTCCGTCGCCGCGGCGACGGCGCTGGTCTCGATGCAGGTCGGCTGGGTCGCGCTGATCGGACGGCTGCGCGGGACGCGCATCCCGCTCACCGTCGTCCTGGGGCTGCTGATCTCGTTCGGGGGCGTCCTCGTGATCACCGGAGTCGACCTGGCCCTCTCGCGGGACGCGCTGGTCGGCGACCTGCTGGCCGTGGTCGGCGGGCTCAGCGCCGCGATCTACACCGTGACGGGGGCGCGGGCGCGCGAGACGCTCACGACGACCTCGTACACGCTGCTCTGCTACGGCGTCTGCGCCGTCCTTCTCCTGGTGGCGTGCCTCGTCGGGGGAGTGCCGTTGACGGGGTTCGGGGCGGGAGCATGGGCCGGGATCATCGCGGTCACGGTCACCGCGCAGCTGCTCGGGCACTCGGTGATCAACCACCTGCTCGCTGTGATGAGCCCGATGCTCGTCTCGCTGCTCCTGCTGCTCGAGGTGCCCGGCGCTGCCCTGCTCGCGGCGGCGCTGCTCGGACAGGCGCCGGGGATGGGCGTTTACGTGGGGCTGGGACTGATCCTCGCCGGCC